One window of Triplophysa rosa linkage group LG8, Trosa_1v2, whole genome shotgun sequence genomic DNA carries:
- the LOC130557658 gene encoding uncharacterized protein LOC130557658 isoform X5, whose translation MSCCAVGCLNRNRRKDGLHFYRIPSSRKPFEAKRRSLWLQAIKRTDWTDEIIGNSRLCSAHFISGKASMDPESPDFVPSLFTYSKQSQCMEARTKLHRFNRKRKWAESICKSSLADTSNRLRAASGSSTREPTTDYEPPECKEEICSNEEDAMIPRAIFSELQVQHNQLLRECDNLRTKCNALKEENEQLKEALGSRRFSFSSIRKNARHFLFFTGLTTIVFEWLLSKLKDSVAVTNRVLSLEDHLLVVLTKLRLGASNTDIAFRFNVTDTVISNILRNWLPIMARTLKPIITWPSRKAILRKMPRCFKKKYRQCRCIIDCAEIFIDRPDNPTARAQTWSNYKHHNTVKYLVGVTPAGAISFLSPGWGGRVSDKEITTKSGFFQLLEPNDVILADHGFLIREDLAAYGATLYIPHFTKGKKRLAAHEVDTSRRLSSLRIHVERVIGRWKQFKILTSVIPLTQS comes from the exons ATGTCGTGTTGTGCTGTTGGGTGTCTAAATAGGAATCGCCGAAAAGATGGGCTTCATTTCTATAGAATACCGTCATCGAGGAAGCCCTTTGAAGCTAAACGTAGAAGTTTATGGTTGCAAGCCATTAAACGAACAGATTGGACGGACGAAATCATCGGGAATTCTCGTCTCTGCAGTGCTCATTTCATATCAGGCAAG GCATCGATGGATCCAGAAAGTCCAGACTTTGTTCCATCATTGTTCACCTACTCTAAACAGAGTCAGTGTATGGAAGCTCGAACGAAATTGCACAG GTTTAATAGGAAGAGAAAGTGGGCTGAATCTATTTGCAAGTCATCTCTGGCTGACACATCAAACCGTCTCCGTGCAGCTTCAGGGTCGTCCACTCGAGAGCCTACAACAGACTATGAGCCTCCAGAATGTAAAGAGGAGATTTGTAGTA ATGAAGAAGATGCCATGATCCCTCGAGCCATCTTTAGTGAACTTCAAGTCCAACATAACCAGCTTCTGAGAGAGTGTGACAACTTGCGCACAAAATGCAACGCACTCAAAGAGGAGAACGAGCAGCTGAAGGAGGCACTGGGGAGCAGGAGATTTTCTTTCAGCTCCATCAGGAAAAATGCCCGACACTTCCTTTTCTTTACTGGTCTGACCACTATCGTTTTTGAGTGGTTGCTATCAAAATTGAAAGACAGCGTTGCGGTtacgaacagagttttgagCCTGGAAGATCACCTGTTAGTCGTGTTAACGAAACTGCGCTTGGGCGCAAGCAATACGGACATTGCCTTTAGGTTTAATGTAACAGATACCGTCATCTCCAATATTTTAAGAAACTGGCTGCCGATAATGGCACGAACATTAAAACCAATCATCACATGGCCAAGCAGGAAGGCTATTCTCAGGAAAATGCCAAgatgttttaaaaagaaatacagGCAGTGTCGGTGTATCATTGACTGCGCTGAGATTTTTATCGACAGACCTGATAATCCTACCGCTCGAGCACAGACGTGGTCGAATTATAAGCATCACAATACAGTTAAATACTTAGTTGGGGTGACGCCAGCAGGAgcaatttcatttttgtcaCCAGGTTGGGGTGGCCGTGTATCTGACAAAGAAATAACAACAAAATCAGGATTCTTCCAACTGCTGGAgccaaatgatgtcattttggCTGATCATGGATTTTTGATTCGGGAGGACCTTGCAGCGTACGGAGCCACGCTTTATATCCCACACTTCACAAAAGGCAAGAAACGGCTCGCCGCTCACGAAGTTGACACATCAAGAAGACTGTCAAGTTTAAGAATACACGTGGAAAGAGTCATTGGTCGATGGAAGCAATTCAAGATTTTAACATCTGTAATTCCACTTACTCAG TCATAA
- the LOC130557659 gene encoding uncharacterized protein LOC130557659 isoform X2 — translation MDPESPDFVPSLFTYSKLSQCMEARTKLHRFNRKRKWAESICKSSLADTSIRLRAASGSSTREPTTDYEPPECKGEICSNEEDAMIPRAIFSELQVHHNQLLRECDNLRTKCNALKEENEQLKEALGSRRFSFSSIRNNARHFLFFTGLTTIVFEWLLSKLKDSVAVTNGVLGLEDHLLVVLTKLRLGASNTDIAFRFNVTDTVISNILRNWLPIMARTLKPIITWPSRKAILRKMPRCFKKKYRQCRCIIDCAEIFIDRPDNPTARAQTWSNYKHHNTVKYLVGVTPAGAISFLSPGWGGRVSDKEITTISGFFQLLEPNDVILADHGFLIREDLAAYGATLYIPHFTKGKKRLAAHEVDTSRRLSSLRIHVERVIGRWKQFKILTSVIPLTQEVELMPAGPGRLFSAIPCRDQGTP, via the exons ATGGATCCAGAAAGTCCAGACTTTGTTCCTTCATTGTTCACCTACTCTAAACTGAGTCAGTGTATGGAAGCTCGAACGAAATTGCACAG GTTTAATAGGAAGAGAAAGTGGGCTGAATCTATTTGCAAGTCATCTCTGGCTGACACATCAATCCGTCTCCGTGCAGCTTCAGGGTCGTCCACTCGAGAGCCTACAACAGACTATGAGCCTCCAGAATGTAAAGGGGAGATTTGTAGTA ATGAAGAAGATGCCATGATCCCTCGAGCCATCTTTAGTGAACTTCAAGTCCATCATAACCAGCTTCTGAGAGAGTGTGACAACTTGCGCACAAAATGCAACGCACTCAAAGAGGAGAACGAGCAGCTGAAGGAGGCACTGGGGAGCAGGAGATTTTCTTTCAGCTCCATCAGGAATAATGCCCGACACTTCCTTTTCTTTACTGGTCTGACCACTATCGTTTTTGAGTGGTTGCTATCAAAATTGAAAGACAGCGTTGCGGTTACGAACGGAGTTTTGGGCCTGGAAGATCACCTGTTAGTCGTGTTAACGAAACTGCGCTTGGGCGCAAGCAATACGGACATTGCCTTTAGGTTTAATGTAACAGATACCGTCATCTCCAATATTTTAAGAAACTGGCTGCCGATAATGGCACGAACATTAAAACCAATCATCACATGGCCAAGCAGGAAGGCTATTCTCAGGAAAATGCCAAgatgttttaaaaagaaatacagGCAGTGTCGGTGTATCATTGACTGCGCTGAGATTTTTATCGACAGACCTGATAATCCTACCGCTCGAGCACAGACGTGGTCGAATTATAAGCATCACAATACAGTTAAATACTTAGTTGGGGTGACGCCAGCAGGAgcaatttcatttttgtcaCCAGGTTGGGGTGGCCGTGTATCTGACAAAGAAATAACAACAATATCAGGATTCTTCCAACTGCTGGAgccaaatgatgtcattttggCTGATCATGGATTTTTGATTCGGGAGGACCTTGCAGCGTACGGAGCCACGCTTTATATCCCACACTTCACAAAAGGCAAGAAACGGCTCGCCGCTCACGAAGTTGACACATCAAGAAGACTGTCAAGTTTAAGAATACACGTGGAAAGAGTCATTGGTCGATGGAAGCAATTCAAGATTTTAACATCTGTAATTCCACTTACTCAG GAGGTTGAATTAATGCCTGCGGGTCCGGGAAGATTATTTTCTGCAATTCCATGCAGGGACCAGGGTACTCCGTGA
- the LOC130557659 gene encoding uncharacterized protein LOC130557659 isoform X1 gives MDPESPDFVPSLFTYSKLSQCMEARTKLHRFNRKRKWAESICKSSLADTSIRLRAASGSSTREPTTDYEPPECKGEICSNEEDAMIPRAIFSELQVHHNQLLRECDNLRTKCNALKEENEQLKEALGSRRFSFSSIRNNARHFLFFTGLTTIVFEWLLSKLKDSVAVTNGVLGLEDHLLVVLTKLRLGASNTDIAFRFNVTDTVISNILRNWLPIMARTLKPIITWPSRKAILRKMPRCFKKKYRQCRCIIDCAEIFIDRPDNPTARAQTWSNYKHHNTVKYLVGVTPAGAISFLSPGWGGRVSDKEITTISGFFQLLEPNDVILADHGFLIREDLAAYGATLYIPHFTKGKKRLAAHEVDTSRRLSSLRIHVERVIGRWKQFKILTSVIPLTQVDMLDDMVIVCGALTNLCRSVVVKR, from the exons ATGGATCCAGAAAGTCCAGACTTTGTTCCTTCATTGTTCACCTACTCTAAACTGAGTCAGTGTATGGAAGCTCGAACGAAATTGCACAG GTTTAATAGGAAGAGAAAGTGGGCTGAATCTATTTGCAAGTCATCTCTGGCTGACACATCAATCCGTCTCCGTGCAGCTTCAGGGTCGTCCACTCGAGAGCCTACAACAGACTATGAGCCTCCAGAATGTAAAGGGGAGATTTGTAGTA ATGAAGAAGATGCCATGATCCCTCGAGCCATCTTTAGTGAACTTCAAGTCCATCATAACCAGCTTCTGAGAGAGTGTGACAACTTGCGCACAAAATGCAACGCACTCAAAGAGGAGAACGAGCAGCTGAAGGAGGCACTGGGGAGCAGGAGATTTTCTTTCAGCTCCATCAGGAATAATGCCCGACACTTCCTTTTCTTTACTGGTCTGACCACTATCGTTTTTGAGTGGTTGCTATCAAAATTGAAAGACAGCGTTGCGGTTACGAACGGAGTTTTGGGCCTGGAAGATCACCTGTTAGTCGTGTTAACGAAACTGCGCTTGGGCGCAAGCAATACGGACATTGCCTTTAGGTTTAATGTAACAGATACCGTCATCTCCAATATTTTAAGAAACTGGCTGCCGATAATGGCACGAACATTAAAACCAATCATCACATGGCCAAGCAGGAAGGCTATTCTCAGGAAAATGCCAAgatgttttaaaaagaaatacagGCAGTGTCGGTGTATCATTGACTGCGCTGAGATTTTTATCGACAGACCTGATAATCCTACCGCTCGAGCACAGACGTGGTCGAATTATAAGCATCACAATACAGTTAAATACTTAGTTGGGGTGACGCCAGCAGGAgcaatttcatttttgtcaCCAGGTTGGGGTGGCCGTGTATCTGACAAAGAAATAACAACAATATCAGGATTCTTCCAACTGCTGGAgccaaatgatgtcattttggCTGATCATGGATTTTTGATTCGGGAGGACCTTGCAGCGTACGGAGCCACGCTTTATATCCCACACTTCACAAAAGGCAAGAAACGGCTCGCCGCTCACGAAGTTGACACATCAAGAAGACTGTCAAGTTTAAGAATACACGTGGAAAGAGTCATTGGTCGATGGAAGCAATTCAAGATTTTAACATCTGTAATTCCACTTACTCAGGTAGACATGCTGGATGACATGGTGATCGTGTGTGGAGCATTAACAAATCTTTGCAGAAGTGTAGTGGTTAAAAGATAG
- the LOC130557659 gene encoding uncharacterized protein LOC130557659 isoform X3, whose protein sequence is MDPESPDFVPSLFTYSKLSQCMEARTKLHRFNRKRKWAESICKSSLADTSIRLRAASGSSTREPTTDYEPPEYEEDAMIPRAIFSELQVHHNQLLRECDNLRTKCNALKEENEQLKEALGSRRFSFSSIRNNARHFLFFTGLTTIVFEWLLSKLKDSVAVTNGVLGLEDHLLVVLTKLRLGASNTDIAFRFNVTDTVISNILRNWLPIMARTLKPIITWPSRKAILRKMPRCFKKKYRQCRCIIDCAEIFIDRPDNPTARAQTWSNYKHHNTVKYLVGVTPAGAISFLSPGWGGRVSDKEITTISGFFQLLEPNDVILADHGFLIREDLAAYGATLYIPHFTKGKKRLAAHEVDTSRRLSSLRIHVERVIGRWKQFKILTSVIPLTQVDMLDDMVIVCGALTNLCRSVVVKR, encoded by the exons ATGGATCCAGAAAGTCCAGACTTTGTTCCTTCATTGTTCACCTACTCTAAACTGAGTCAGTGTATGGAAGCTCGAACGAAATTGCACAG GTTTAATAGGAAGAGAAAGTGGGCTGAATCTATTTGCAAGTCATCTCTGGCTGACACATCAATCCGTCTCCGTGCAGCTTCAGGGTCGTCCACTCGAGAGCCTACAACAGACTATGAGCCTCCAGAAT ATGAAGAAGATGCCATGATCCCTCGAGCCATCTTTAGTGAACTTCAAGTCCATCATAACCAGCTTCTGAGAGAGTGTGACAACTTGCGCACAAAATGCAACGCACTCAAAGAGGAGAACGAGCAGCTGAAGGAGGCACTGGGGAGCAGGAGATTTTCTTTCAGCTCCATCAGGAATAATGCCCGACACTTCCTTTTCTTTACTGGTCTGACCACTATCGTTTTTGAGTGGTTGCTATCAAAATTGAAAGACAGCGTTGCGGTTACGAACGGAGTTTTGGGCCTGGAAGATCACCTGTTAGTCGTGTTAACGAAACTGCGCTTGGGCGCAAGCAATACGGACATTGCCTTTAGGTTTAATGTAACAGATACCGTCATCTCCAATATTTTAAGAAACTGGCTGCCGATAATGGCACGAACATTAAAACCAATCATCACATGGCCAAGCAGGAAGGCTATTCTCAGGAAAATGCCAAgatgttttaaaaagaaatacagGCAGTGTCGGTGTATCATTGACTGCGCTGAGATTTTTATCGACAGACCTGATAATCCTACCGCTCGAGCACAGACGTGGTCGAATTATAAGCATCACAATACAGTTAAATACTTAGTTGGGGTGACGCCAGCAGGAgcaatttcatttttgtcaCCAGGTTGGGGTGGCCGTGTATCTGACAAAGAAATAACAACAATATCAGGATTCTTCCAACTGCTGGAgccaaatgatgtcattttggCTGATCATGGATTTTTGATTCGGGAGGACCTTGCAGCGTACGGAGCCACGCTTTATATCCCACACTTCACAAAAGGCAAGAAACGGCTCGCCGCTCACGAAGTTGACACATCAAGAAGACTGTCAAGTTTAAGAATACACGTGGAAAGAGTCATTGGTCGATGGAAGCAATTCAAGATTTTAACATCTGTAATTCCACTTACTCAGGTAGACATGCTGGATGACATGGTGATCGTGTGTGGAGCATTAACAAATCTTTGCAGAAGTGTAGTGGTTAAAAGATAG